The following proteins come from a genomic window of Myroides odoratus DSM 2801:
- a CDS encoding sialate O-acetylesterase — translation MRYLYLFITLFFVNVSVAQQNVDPCLDASEGYDVILVAGQSNTHYGYPLDVQLDTVHAKVYAIHRQSGMDYRIDKAKPALDFWTKSTDRNSFSITFSNLYATQILKNSNRKVLIIPAGYSGSSIANWKKGGNLYTDAIERVNYVLDNIHGSRVVAILWHHGEANVGWAPYQETLDTMIADMRSDIHQQNIQEVPFILGGMVPYWVSRNASREVQQAIIKDTPNRVNNTRYADPAFPTVIDKPNNAFDEIHFDAAGQREMGKRYYNAFVEFKEVKFKVSITRYHEFEYKQDDSKDIPVDKIEVTANKNIQSAVVYNASNTPVLTVDNIVNNSFSVEVEALPLSDQAYQLKITDTDNFTHTYRFYR, via the coding sequence GTTGCGCAACAAAATGTAGATCCTTGTTTAGATGCAAGTGAAGGATATGACGTAATTTTAGTAGCAGGACAATCCAATACTCATTATGGATACCCTTTAGATGTACAGTTGGATACAGTGCATGCTAAAGTATATGCAATACACAGACAAAGCGGGATGGATTACCGCATTGATAAAGCAAAACCAGCGCTAGATTTCTGGACGAAAAGCACGGATAGAAATAGTTTCTCAATTACGTTTTCTAATTTATATGCAACACAAATTTTAAAAAATTCTAATCGAAAAGTACTTATTATTCCTGCTGGATATTCAGGTAGTAGTATTGCAAATTGGAAAAAAGGAGGAAATCTTTATACAGATGCAATAGAACGCGTAAATTATGTATTGGATAACATCCACGGAAGTAGAGTTGTGGCCATCTTATGGCATCATGGGGAGGCAAACGTTGGATGGGCTCCTTATCAAGAAACATTGGATACGATGATTGCTGACATGAGAAGTGATATTCATCAACAAAATATACAAGAGGTTCCTTTTATTTTAGGAGGAATGGTTCCTTACTGGGTAAGTAGAAATGCCAGTAGAGAGGTACAGCAAGCAATTATTAAAGATACACCTAATCGAGTGAATAATACTCGTTATGCGGATCCAGCATTTCCTACAGTAATTGATAAACCAAACAATGCTTTTGATGAAATCCATTTTGATGCAGCTGGGCAAAGAGAGATGGGAAAAAGATACTATAATGCATTTGTTGAATTCAAAGAGGTGAAATTTAAAGTATCGATTACAAGGTATCATGAATTTGAATACAAACAGGATGATTCAAAAGATATACCCGTAGATAAAATAGAGGTTACTGCAAATAAAAACATACAATCGGCTGTTGTTTATAACGCAAGTAATACTCCAGTATTAACAGTAGATAACATTGTGAATAATAGTTTTTCAGTAGAGGTAGAGGCTTTACCTTTAAGTGATCAAGCCTACCAGCTAAAAATAACAGATACTGATAATTTTACACATACTTATCGTTTTTATCGCTAA